From the genome of Clostridia bacterium:
GTCCTTGTCCTGTGCCTGGTTGTGAGCGCGGTGGCCCCGGCCTTGGCCCAACCTTCGGAGTCGGTTAAGATCACCGGCGACGGCGTGGCGCATCCCCTGGAACTGACCCGGGCCGAACTGGAGGCCATGGAGCAGTACGAGCACGTGTACAGCACCGTCAACACCTGGCCCACGAAGAAGTGGTACCGGGCGAGAGGGGTGAAGTTGCGCCAGTTGCTGGCACTGGCCGGGATAAAGCCGGAGGCCAAGCTGGTCAGGTTCGTGTCCGCCGACGGCTACGAAGTGCTGCTCACGGTCAAGCAGCTCTTGTCAGACAAGCGCTATTACTTCCCGGGCTTGAAGGAGAACCACCCCACGGACGGGAGTATCCCCGGCTCCTCCAAAGGGGCGGTGGAAGTGGAGCCCATCCTGGCCCTGGTCGCCGCCGAGGGCAGCGAGGATCCCGAGGAGATGAACGACCGGGACGCTCTGCTGCTGGTCATGGGCCAGCGGGCCGTGACCGAACAGACGAATACCCTGTTTCTGAAATACGTGAGCAAGATCGAGGTGCTTACCACCGAGCCGGAAAAATGGGACAGTCCCAAGGCCAACATACCCAGCGGGATGGTGGTGCCCAAGGGGACCGCCATCAGGCTGAGCAACAAGCGCAACAACGAGGACAAGATCCACTACACCACCGACGGCAGCACCCCCACTGTGAATAGTCCCATGTACAACTGGTGCGCCAGCCGCTGGTGGCCGCTGCGGGACGATCTCGATAGCGTCAATCGGCCCATCGTGATTGAGAAGGACACGGTGATCAAGGCCGTCACCATCGGCCCCGGCCGGGAGGACAGCGAAGTGGTAACCTTTACCTACACCGTGGACCCCACGGGCCGGGCGGTAGACCCGACCACCGTGTCCGGCGGGCCGCCCACGGGGGTGACCCTGGATCGCAGTGCGCTCAGCCTCCGGGTGGGGAGCAGTTTCCAGTTGGCGGCCACCATAGAGCCGTTTAACGCCGATGACCAGCGCCTGATCTGGAGCTCCAGCGATACCCGGGTGGCCACGGTAGATAACCGGGGCCTGGTGACGGTGGTGGGGCCGGGAACCGCCACCATCACGGTAAGGACGGCAGCGGGCGGGTACGCGGCCACCTGCGTGGTGAGCAGTTCCCCTCCGGACGGCGTGGCCCCGGGTGACGCGCCGGCGGCCGGCGAGACCGGCGGGAACGACGTCACGGAGGAGCCCTGGCCGACAGGGGAGCCGCCGGCGCCACCCCCGGCCGTTGCCGGGCAAGGTGCGGGAACGCCTGCCGAGACCTCACCGGCCGAGGAGGGTCGGGGGGGTGACCCGCCAAGGGAGGCCCCCGCGGAACCGCCGCCGCAGGAGCGGCCGGAGGTCGAACCGGAGGAGGAGCGGCCGGTGCCGGAGGGGATGCAGTACCTGGCCCGAAAGGAGGACTTGGCCGCCCCGGGCGCCAAGGAGGCGCCGGAGCAGCCGTCCGGCCCATCCCCGCAGGTATTTGAGGTGTCGATAGCCGTGCCCGCAACCCTTCCGGAGGAAAGGGAAGGGGCGGGTGTCGGCGCGGCGGCGGTATTCCTGGTTCTCCTTCTCTCCGGTGCGGCCAAAACCTACGTCGAATACGCGAAGGAGCGATAAACCAAGGTGACGGAAGCGGTCTTGACCCCCTTGAAGGATACGATGCACGCCGTCTCCTCCGCCCTGCTGATGCCGGCCCTTGCCGCGCTGCTGTTTATGCTGGCCTTATCGGTATTCGAGCTGGGAGCCCTGCTGGTGGAATCCTTCATCGGGGCGCGGAGGATGAAGGTGGGCGTGCCGGAACTGATAAACGCCTTTCACCGGAAGAGTATCGAGGAGATCAGGGAAGAGATCGAGCGCAGCCGCCTGCTGCGCCGCCACAAGGCGGCCCTGGCCGAGCTGATCCGGCACGCCGGCCTGCCGGCCGCCTCCCTCCAGGCCCTGGCCCGCCGGCTGCTGGCCGGCGAGGAACTGCACTATACCCGGATTACCAACCGGACCGACGTGGTGACCCGCCTGGGCCCCATGTTGGGCTTGATGGCTACTTTGATCCCGTTGGGGCCGGGGATGATCGCCCTGGGCCAGGGCGACACCAAGACACTGGCCGATTCGCTGCTGACGGCCTTCGACGCCACGGTGAGCGGCCTGGCCGCGGGCGGTTTGGCCTTTGTCATCTCCCGGGTGCGCAAGCGGTGGTATGAAGACCACTTGAGTTCTCTG
Proteins encoded in this window:
- a CDS encoding MotA/TolQ/ExbB proton channel family protein: MTEAVLTPLKDTMHAVSSALLMPALAALLFMLALSVFELGALLVESFIGARRMKVGVPELINAFHRKSIEEIREEIERSRLLRRHKAALAELIRHAGLPAASLQALARRLLAGEELHYTRITNRTDVVTRLGPMLGLMATLIPLGPGMIALGQGDTKTLADSLLTAFDATVSGLAAGGLAFVISRVRKRWYEDHLSSLEALMEGLMEVLARGRGTEEEKTLAGGGG
- a CDS encoding Ig-like domain-containing protein; translation: MIRWTFGGKSRFHPLPAAVLVLCLVVSAVAPALAQPSESVKITGDGVAHPLELTRAELEAMEQYEHVYSTVNTWPTKKWYRARGVKLRQLLALAGIKPEAKLVRFVSADGYEVLLTVKQLLSDKRYYFPGLKENHPTDGSIPGSSKGAVEVEPILALVAAEGSEDPEEMNDRDALLLVMGQRAVTEQTNTLFLKYVSKIEVLTTEPEKWDSPKANIPSGMVVPKGTAIRLSNKRNNEDKIHYTTDGSTPTVNSPMYNWCASRWWPLRDDLDSVNRPIVIEKDTVIKAVTIGPGREDSEVVTFTYTVDPTGRAVDPTTVSGGPPTGVTLDRSALSLRVGSSFQLAATIEPFNADDQRLIWSSSDTRVATVDNRGLVTVVGPGTATITVRTAAGGYAATCVVSSSPPDGVAPGDAPAAGETGGNDVTEEPWPTGEPPAPPPAVAGQGAGTPAETSPAEEGRGGDPPREAPAEPPPQERPEVEPEEERPVPEGMQYLARKEDLAAPGAKEAPEQPSGPSPQVFEVSIAVPATLPEEREGAGVGAAAVFLVLLLSGAAKTYVEYAKER